The following proteins are encoded in a genomic region of Musa acuminata AAA Group cultivar baxijiao chromosome BXJ2-11, Cavendish_Baxijiao_AAA, whole genome shotgun sequence:
- the LOC135627492 gene encoding lysine histidine transporter 1-like isoform X2 — protein MGTQAPSPPEAYHSSSNKTEKEKSIDDWLPITSSRNAKWWYSAFHNVTAMVGAGVLSLPYAMSELGWGPGIAVLILSWIITLYTLWQMVEMHEMVPGKRFDRYHELGQHAFGDKLGLWIVVPQQLVVEVGVNIVYMVTGGKSLKKFHDVVCPDCKSIKLTYFIMIFASVHLVLSQLPNFNSISGVSLAAAVMSLSYSTIAWGASVDKGKQAKVEYGYKARSTAGTVLNFFSALGDVAFAYAGHNVVLEIQATIPSTPEKPSKKPMWKGVIVAYIVVALCYIPVALVGYWAFGNGVDDNILITLEKPRWLIAVANMMVVVHVIGSYQIYAMPVFDMIETVLVKKLHFPPGLTLRLIARTVYVAFTMFVAITFPFFGGLLGFFGGFAFAPTTYFLPCIMWLAIYKPRRFSLSWTTNWICILLGVMLMILSSIGGLRQIVLQAKTYRFYS, from the exons ACTGAGAAGGAGAAATCGATCGATGACTGGCTCCCCATCACGTCGTCTAGgaatgccaagtggtggtactcagccttccacaatgtcacggccatgGTTGGAGCTGGCGTCCTTAGCTTACCCTACGCCATGTCTGAACTTGGATG GGGTCCCGGCATCGCGGTGCTGATCCTGTCGTGGATCATCACTCTGTACACCCTCTGGCAAATGGTGGAGATGCACGAAATGGTTCCCGGCAAGCGCTTCGATCGGTACCACGAGCTCGGGCAGCACGCCTTCGGCGACAAGCTCGGCCTCTGGATCGTGGTGCCCCAGCAGCTGGTCGTCGAGGTCGGGGTCAACATCGTCTACATGGTGACCGGCGGCAAGTCCCTCAAGAAGTTCCACGACGTCGTCTGCCCCGACTGCAAATCCATCAAGCTCACCTACTTCATCATGATCTTCGCCTCCGTCCACTTGGTCCTCTCTCAGCTCCCCAACTTCAATTCCATCTCAGGAGTCTCCCTGGCCGCAGCCGTCATGTCCCTCAG CTACTCCACCATTGCCTGGGGAGCCTCGGTGGACAAGGGGAAGCAGGCGAAAGTGGAGTACGGCTACAAAGCTCGGAGCACGGCGGGAACCGTCCTCAACTTCTTCAGCGCGTTGGGGGACGTGGCCTTCGCGTATGCCGGGCACAACGTGGTGCTGGAGATCCAAGCGACCATCCCGTCCACCCCCGAGAAGCCGTCCAAGAAGCCCATGTGGAAGGGCGTCATCGTCGCGTACATCGTCGTGGCGCTCTGCTACATCCCGGTTGCCCTGGTCGGCTACTGGGCCTTCGGCAATGGCGTCGACGACAACATCCTCATCACCCTGGAGAAGCCGCGGTGGCTGATCGCAGTGGCCAACATGATGGTCGTGGTTCACGTCATCGGGAGCTACCAG ATCTACGCCATGCCGGTCTTCGACATGATAGAAACGGTGCTCGTCAAGAAACTTCATTTCCCACCGGGTCTAACTCTTCGTCTGATTGCACGCACGGTTTACGTCG CATTCACCATGTTCGTCGCCATAACATTCCCCTTCTTCGGAGGACTACTCGGATTCTTCGGAGGTTTCGCTTTCGCACCAACCACGTACTTC CTTCCTTGCATCATGTGGCTGGCTATCTACAAGCCCAGAAGGTTCAGCTTATCTTGGACGACTAACTGG ATCTGCATCCTACTCGGGGTCATGTTGATGATTTTGTCGTCCATTGGTGGACTAAGGCAGATCGTTCTTCAAGCAAAGACCTACCGGTTCTACTCGTAG
- the LOC135627628 gene encoding transcription factor IBH1-like, which translates to MESKSSDENCNNPNSELHPSKLIMASHFLRALFRIQHTTTDSSFAGRSRKIRRAAYASMAYSVGTKRAWSSALLRKLRSRSRLRFPNPRRAKYAALPGRPRVARPQQREMDQAEALRELVPGGTSMDDCRLLEETADYIRCLSTQVRLMQAIMESVSF; encoded by the coding sequence atgGAATCAAAGAGCTCCGATGAAAACTGTAACAACCCTAATTCGGAGTTACACCCATCCAAGCTCATCATGGCTTCCCACTTCCTTCGAGCCCTCTTTCGTATACAGCATACGACGACCGACTCCTCCTTCGCCGGCCGAAGCCGCAAGATAAGGCGTGCTGCTTATGCGTCGATGGCTTACTCCGTCGGGACAAAGCGAGCGTGGAGCTCTGCTTTGCTCCGTAAGCTCCGCAGCCGCTCTCGGCTCCGGTTTCCCAATCCTCGGAGAGCGAAATATGCGGCACTTCCGGGAAGGCCAAGGGTCGCGAGACCCCAGCAAAGGGAGATGGACCAAGCAGAAGCTCTTCGCGAGTTGGTGCCAGGAGGGACAAGCATGGACGACTGCAGGCTGCTCGAGGAGACAGCGGACTACATACGGTGCCTTAGCACGCAGGTAAGGCTCATGCAGGCGATCATGGAATCGGTCTCTTTTTAG
- the LOC135627492 gene encoding lysine histidine transporter 1-like isoform X1: MGTQAPSPPEAYHSSSNKTEKEKSIDDWLPITSSRNAKWWYSAFHNVTAMVGAGVLSLPYAMSELGWGPGIAVLILSWIITLYTLWQMVEMHEMVPGKRFDRYHELGQHAFGDKLGLWIVVPQQLVVEVGVNIVYMVTGGKSLKKFHDVVCPDCKSIKLTYFIMIFASVHLVLSQLPNFNSISGVSLAAAVMSLSYSTIAWGASVDKGKQAKVEYGYKARSTAGTVLNFFSALGDVAFAYAGHNVVLEIQATIPSTPEKPSKKPMWKGVIVAYIVVALCYIPVALVGYWAFGNGVDDNILITLEKPRWLIAVANMMVVVHVIGSYQIYAMPVFDMIETVLVKKLHFPPGLTLRLIARTVYVAFTMFVAITFPFFGGLLGFFGGFAFAPTTYFLPCIMWLAIYKPRRFSLSWTTNWVKYSHKICILLGVMLMILSSIGGLRQIVLQAKTYRFYS; encoded by the exons ACTGAGAAGGAGAAATCGATCGATGACTGGCTCCCCATCACGTCGTCTAGgaatgccaagtggtggtactcagccttccacaatgtcacggccatgGTTGGAGCTGGCGTCCTTAGCTTACCCTACGCCATGTCTGAACTTGGATG GGGTCCCGGCATCGCGGTGCTGATCCTGTCGTGGATCATCACTCTGTACACCCTCTGGCAAATGGTGGAGATGCACGAAATGGTTCCCGGCAAGCGCTTCGATCGGTACCACGAGCTCGGGCAGCACGCCTTCGGCGACAAGCTCGGCCTCTGGATCGTGGTGCCCCAGCAGCTGGTCGTCGAGGTCGGGGTCAACATCGTCTACATGGTGACCGGCGGCAAGTCCCTCAAGAAGTTCCACGACGTCGTCTGCCCCGACTGCAAATCCATCAAGCTCACCTACTTCATCATGATCTTCGCCTCCGTCCACTTGGTCCTCTCTCAGCTCCCCAACTTCAATTCCATCTCAGGAGTCTCCCTGGCCGCAGCCGTCATGTCCCTCAG CTACTCCACCATTGCCTGGGGAGCCTCGGTGGACAAGGGGAAGCAGGCGAAAGTGGAGTACGGCTACAAAGCTCGGAGCACGGCGGGAACCGTCCTCAACTTCTTCAGCGCGTTGGGGGACGTGGCCTTCGCGTATGCCGGGCACAACGTGGTGCTGGAGATCCAAGCGACCATCCCGTCCACCCCCGAGAAGCCGTCCAAGAAGCCCATGTGGAAGGGCGTCATCGTCGCGTACATCGTCGTGGCGCTCTGCTACATCCCGGTTGCCCTGGTCGGCTACTGGGCCTTCGGCAATGGCGTCGACGACAACATCCTCATCACCCTGGAGAAGCCGCGGTGGCTGATCGCAGTGGCCAACATGATGGTCGTGGTTCACGTCATCGGGAGCTACCAG ATCTACGCCATGCCGGTCTTCGACATGATAGAAACGGTGCTCGTCAAGAAACTTCATTTCCCACCGGGTCTAACTCTTCGTCTGATTGCACGCACGGTTTACGTCG CATTCACCATGTTCGTCGCCATAACATTCCCCTTCTTCGGAGGACTACTCGGATTCTTCGGAGGTTTCGCTTTCGCACCAACCACGTACTTC CTTCCTTGCATCATGTGGCTGGCTATCTACAAGCCCAGAAGGTTCAGCTTATCTTGGACGACTAACTGGGTAAAATATTCCCATAAG ATCTGCATCCTACTCGGGGTCATGTTGATGATTTTGTCGTCCATTGGTGGACTAAGGCAGATCGTTCTTCAAGCAAAGACCTACCGGTTCTACTCGTAG